The following proteins come from a genomic window of Astatotilapia calliptera chromosome 11, fAstCal1.2, whole genome shotgun sequence:
- the nt5c3a gene encoding cytosolic 5'-nucleotidase 3 isoform X2, protein MPQFEKTTVHMKDHGKVEDIICGLIKGGASKLQIITDFDMTLSKFSVNGKRCPTCHNIIDNCKLVTEECRSKLLALKNKYYPIEIDPQLTMEEKYPFMVEWYFNSHRLLVEQRLERDKLPEVVRESDVALRDGFEQFFDRLQQHNVPVFIFSAGLGDVLEEIMRQAGVYHPNVKVVSNFMDFDENGILKGFKGELIHVYNKHDGALRNSEYFKQIKEYSNIILLGDSLGDLSMADGVNNAENILKIGFLNDKVEERLDKYLDSYDIVLVKDETLEVPNAILQKIL, encoded by the exons ATGCCTCAATTTGAGAAAACCACGGTCCACATGAAGGACCACGGGAAGGTGGAGGACATCATCTGTGGTCTCATCAAAGGAGGAGCTTCCAAACTGCAG ATAATCACAGACTTTGACATGACGTTAAGCAAATTCTCAGTTAACGGCAAGCGTTGTCCAACGTGTCACA ATATCATTGATAACTGCAAACTGGTAACAGAAGAGTGCAGGAGTAAGCTGCTAGCACTGAAGAATAAATATTATCCCATTGAGATCGACCCTCAACTCACCATGGAGGAGAAATACCCGTTTATGGTGGAGTG GTATTTCAATTCTCACCGACTGCTTGTGGAGCAGCGGTTAGAGAGGGACAAGCTGCCAGAGGTGGTCAGAGAGTCTGATGTTGCCCTCAG AGACGGCTTTGAGCAGTTCTTTGACCGCCTGCAGCAGCACAATGTGCCTGTGTTCATTTTCTCTGCTGGCCTAGGAGATGTCCTAGAGGAAATCATGCGCCAGGCAGGAGTGTATCACCCCAACGTCAAGGTCGTCTCCAACTTCATGGACTTTGATGAAAAT GGCATCTTGAAGGGATTTAAAGGTGAGCTGATCCATGTGTACAACAAACACGACGGTGCCCTGCGGAACTCAGAGTACTTCAAACAAATCAAAGAGTACTCCAACATCATCTTGCTGGGCGACTCACTGGGGGACCTAAGCATGGCTGATGGTGTGAACAATGCGGAGAACATCTTAAAGATTGGCTTCCTCAATGACAAG GTGGAAGAGCGACTTGACAAATATCTGGACTCTTATGACATAGTTCTGGTGAAGGACGAGACATTGGAAGTCCCAAATGCCATCCTCCAGAAGATTCTTTAA
- the dctn3 gene encoding dynactin subunit 3 translates to MDKTTEMDNLEMRLRALESRIYGERKNKSGKPVKCAESLARIQAGLTNTANKRERVKILHKKIEDLLKYLDPEFTDHITVPDAMKLEFILAEEDFLLSHAALLEQVSNLQPLLDSTYIRDVPEHATKLQRLSQIHIKQQDQSEVQSQEVKKLFEEYNKMMFLLSKQFTQWDETLRKMEEAKGIRPVE, encoded by the exons ATGGATAAAACAACTGAGATGGATAACCTGGAAATGCGTCTCCGGGCGCTAGAGAGTCGTATATATGGcgagagaaaaaacaagagtGGAAAACCTGTAAAG TGTGCAGAGTCATTGGCCAGGATTCAGGCCGGTCTGACCAACACAGCCAATAAGAGAGAACGAGTAAAGATTCTGCACAAGAAGA TTGAGGACCTCTTAAAGTACTTGGACCCTGAGTTCACAGACCACATCACTGTGCCTGATGCCATGAAGCTGGAGTTTATCCTTGCAG AGGAGGACTTCTTGCTTTCGCATGCTGCTTTACTGGAACAGGTCAGCAACCTGCAGCCACTGCTGGACAGCACCTACATCAGAG ATGTACCAGAACATGCCACCAAGCTGCAGCGCTTGTCACAGATTCACATCAAACAGCAG gACCAAAGTGAGGTTCAGTCACAGGAAGTTAAGAAGCTTTTTGAAGAATACAACAAAATG ATGTTCCTGTTGTCCAAGCAGTTCACCCAGTGGGATGAGACCCTGAGAAAAATGGAAGAGGCCAAAGGAATCCGACCTGTGGAATAG
- the nt5c3a gene encoding cytosolic 5'-nucleotidase 3 isoform X1 produces the protein MDRTAVVKVGAAASASVCALFGGVVLAQYIVAKKKRAGKKTRIIEMMPQFEKTTVHMKDHGKVEDIICGLIKGGASKLQIITDFDMTLSKFSVNGKRCPTCHNIIDNCKLVTEECRSKLLALKNKYYPIEIDPQLTMEEKYPFMVEWYFNSHRLLVEQRLERDKLPEVVRESDVALRDGFEQFFDRLQQHNVPVFIFSAGLGDVLEEIMRQAGVYHPNVKVVSNFMDFDENGILKGFKGELIHVYNKHDGALRNSEYFKQIKEYSNIILLGDSLGDLSMADGVNNAENILKIGFLNDKVEERLDKYLDSYDIVLVKDETLEVPNAILQKIL, from the exons ATGGACAGGACGGCCGTGGTGAAGGTCGGAGCCGCGGCCAGCGCcagtgtgtgtgctttgttCGGCGGCGTGGTTCTTGCCCAGTACATCGTCGCCAAAAAGAAGCGAGCTGGAAAGAAAACTAGGATCATAGAAATG ATGCCTCAATTTGAGAAAACCACGGTCCACATGAAGGACCACGGGAAGGTGGAGGACATCATCTGTGGTCTCATCAAAGGAGGAGCTTCCAAACTGCAG ATAATCACAGACTTTGACATGACGTTAAGCAAATTCTCAGTTAACGGCAAGCGTTGTCCAACGTGTCACA ATATCATTGATAACTGCAAACTGGTAACAGAAGAGTGCAGGAGTAAGCTGCTAGCACTGAAGAATAAATATTATCCCATTGAGATCGACCCTCAACTCACCATGGAGGAGAAATACCCGTTTATGGTGGAGTG GTATTTCAATTCTCACCGACTGCTTGTGGAGCAGCGGTTAGAGAGGGACAAGCTGCCAGAGGTGGTCAGAGAGTCTGATGTTGCCCTCAG AGACGGCTTTGAGCAGTTCTTTGACCGCCTGCAGCAGCACAATGTGCCTGTGTTCATTTTCTCTGCTGGCCTAGGAGATGTCCTAGAGGAAATCATGCGCCAGGCAGGAGTGTATCACCCCAACGTCAAGGTCGTCTCCAACTTCATGGACTTTGATGAAAAT GGCATCTTGAAGGGATTTAAAGGTGAGCTGATCCATGTGTACAACAAACACGACGGTGCCCTGCGGAACTCAGAGTACTTCAAACAAATCAAAGAGTACTCCAACATCATCTTGCTGGGCGACTCACTGGGGGACCTAAGCATGGCTGATGGTGTGAACAATGCGGAGAACATCTTAAAGATTGGCTTCCTCAATGACAAG GTGGAAGAGCGACTTGACAAATATCTGGACTCTTATGACATAGTTCTGGTGAAGGACGAGACATTGGAAGTCCCAAATGCCATCCTCCAGAAGATTCTTTAA